A single region of the Vigna radiata var. radiata cultivar VC1973A unplaced genomic scaffold, Vradiata_ver6 scaffold_235, whole genome shotgun sequence genome encodes:
- the LOC106753156 gene encoding LOW QUALITY PROTEIN: endonuclease 1-like (The sequence of the model RefSeq protein was modified relative to this genomic sequence to represent the inferred CDS: substituted 2 bases at 2 genomic stop codons), which produces MSHFLELLFEVWEQICLVETKASFFTSNETMKTGQKQTATPILAKKNKERKSSPGKSHQEVISLNLKEHKSLAIMNHPCALFKCELYIALRIVFWLKLIKKSAHXSNDTPDNACSFQYSRDCHDSHGVEDMCVFGVVKNFTSQLMHYKEGTSEQRYNMTEALLFLSHFIGDIHQPMHVGFTTDEGGNTIXLRXFRHKSNMHHVWDTELILTALADYYDKDVSLLLQDIQRNYTYGIWVDDISSRKHCNDISQCVNQENKESIEIVCEYEGAKFGTTLAVNPFHQPCAEISSNQFEDFTVSVAEKDDTTELKVSLSLLSWPKLPKLRATKKPEDDAT; this is translated from the exons ATGTCTCATTTTCTTGAACTTTTGTTTGAGGTTTGGGAACAAATATGCCTTGTGGAAACAAAGGCTTCATTTTTTACTAGTAATGAGACAATGAAAACAGGACAAAAACAAACTGCCACCCCAATTCTGGcaaagaagaataaagaaagaaaatcttcTCCTGGAAAGTCTCATCAAGAAG tgATAAGTCTCAACTTGAAAGAGCACAAATCCTTAGCAATCATGAATCACCCCTGTGCTCTATTTAAATGTGAGTTATACATAGCCCTTCGCATTGTATTTTGgcttaaattgataaaaaaaagtgctCATANTTCTAATGACACTCCGGATAATGC TTGTTCGTTTCAATATTCAA GAGACTGCCATGATTCCCATGGTGTGGAGGATATGTGTGTTTTTGGTGTTGTCAAAAATTTCACTTCCCAACTCATGCATTACAAAGAGGGGACATCTGAACAGCGAT ATAATATGACTGAGGCGTTGTTGTTCTTGTCACATTTCATTGGAGACATTCATCAG CCAATGCACGTTGGATTCACCACTGACGAAGGAGGAAACACGATATAACTACGCTAGTTCAGGCATAAATCTAATATGCACCAT GTGTGGGACACAGAACTTATCCTCACTGCACTAGCAGACTATTATGATAAGGATGTGAGCCTCCTTCTCCAAGACATTCAAAGGAACTACACATAT GGAATCTGGGTAGATGATATTTCATCTCGGAAACATTGTAATGATATCTCTCAGTGTGTAAAC CAAGAAAACAAAGAGAGCATAGAAATTGTTTGTGAATACGAAGGTGCTAAATTTGGAACAACTCTGGCAGTTAACCCATTTCACCAACCAT GTGCCGAAATTTCTTCCAATCAGTTTGAGGACTTCACTGTCTCTGTTGCCGAGAAGGATGATACCACAGAATTAAAG GTTTCTTTGTCTTTGTTATCGTGGCCAAAGTTGCCAAAGTTGCGTGCAACAAAAAAACCTGAAGATGATGCTACATGA